The following is a genomic window from Sphingomonas aliaeris.
CTATCCGATGGAGACCTTCCACGACGGCAAATCGAGTGCTTTCATGTGGCGCACCTGGTCCCAGGTCAGCCGGTCTTCATCCACAAATTCGAGGAGGCCGCGGATCAGGCGGGGAATCGCGATCGTCGCGCGAACCGCATCCGGTAGCTCGCTGACCGTATCGGTTAGCGGCTGGCCGTATCGGTGCGTGCGCTCTTTCATGATGGCCTGGATCGCGCCCAGGTCGGCTTTCGAAAGCCGCTCCGAACAGCGGCGGTCCGGATCGCCGGCGGGCGACATGCGGAGGTATTGGCCGCTAAAATCCGGCCGCTCGTTCCGGGGGTAGAGCTGGTGGTTAAGATAGGCCTCGATGGTAAGCGGGAGCTGTTTGTCCCAAAGCTGGAGCGTCCACATCGAAATGTCGGGGTCGCGAAGCAGCAGCTCGAGGCCCCGGGACGCCGCTTTTTCGGTGTCGGTCCGCCGGCGAAGCGCGTCGCGAAGCGCGAGCCGAGCCTTGCGATCGCGCGTCGAGAGCTTGCGCCCCTCCGTTGCGCGCAGTTGCTCGAGGAGGGCGTCGCTTTCGTGTTGCCGGACGACGATGTGCCCGCTCGGCCAGTCGTTCAGATCATGGACGAGCTCGCGCACACTCAGTTCGAGGTCTTTACCGCTCTTTTCCAGCAGACCGCCCTTCAGCATCCAGGTCGCGAGGAGGGGCGAGCGTGGGGCCCCGCCACCGGCTGGCCCGAAATGCTTGTCGGCGACGGCGGTGTCGAGCGTGGCACGCCGGACGATCTCGTCCCAGCCGAGAACGACGATTTCGAAGAGCTTCTTGCGTTTGTGCTGCTCGTTGAGGGTGCGGACGTGCGCCAGGATCGGAGCATCGCTCGGTGCGGTCGTGAGGATATAGAACGCCTTGAGGGCGGGGGTGAATTTCAGGGCTTCCGCGACCTCGATGTCGACATCGGCTTTCGACAATTTGCTGACGGGCCAGCGCGAGCGACGCTTGCATTGGAGCCCGATCGGATAAAGCGCGCCGTTTCTGGCGACGATGTCGACGCCATTCTGACGCTGGCCCGCGCGCCCGTGACGCACGAGCGCGGGGTCGCGCCACGCCGACTGAAAGACATCGGCGCACAGCTCTTCGAACTGCTCCCACGAGCGCGGCGGGGCATAATCCGCGTGCGCATGAAGATTCATGGCGTGGGTTTGCCAGCCTGAGGCGCCGACGCGCTGTTTCCGGCCGCTGTTGTCGGCAGTGGTGGCAGCGGTGCCGGCTTGGTGTCCGGCGCGGGTGGTCGCGGTCGCATGTAGGGGCCGGTCGGGCCCAGCCAGAGAGCGGCGGTCACGCCCAGCGTCACCGCGGCGATCATCGCGACGACCAGCGCATTTTGAAGCGGCGATACCAGGGCTCGCCATTCTTCACGATCGTCCAGTTGGCCTTGAGGGGCAGGCGCGCAGCGGCGAGGATCGATGGGACCGACGTGGCGAGCGCCGCCGCGTCGGTGGCGATCATGCGGTCGCGCAGCGTCCCGATTTCGGCCCGGATTTGGGTCCACTCTTCCTTCTTTGGATTTTCGCGCAGCTCGATCCTCGCTCGGGCCGCATCAAAGGCGGCGAGGCGCTCGACCTTCTTGGCAACGTCAGGCTCTTCCACATAGGCGAGGGCTTGCGCCGCGACCGCTGCGAGATCCTCGCGCTGATCGTCGATCCAGGCCTGGCGGAATTCGCTGATCTTATTCTCCTTGCCGATGACGGCCGACATGGCCGCGATCAGGCCGGCGAGCGTTCCGCCGGCAAGCCCGATCAGCGGCGGGAGCCAGTCCTTTGCCTGCAGATCCATGAGGCCCCTCCCTTTTTGCCCGGCACCATGCCGCTAGATCCCATCCTTCCGGCGAGGCTATAGGGGGACGTGGCCGACCGATGCACTCGCTTTATCCACGGCAAGGTGTCGGGTGTGAGACTCATTCGGATTGACGCCTCAACGCGGTGCTAGAGCAGCTTATCGGTAACCCGCAGATCCTCTCCCCGCCAGCTGTGTAGCAATAACTGCTGGTCAGTGAATATTGACATATTGTCGAATATACGATAGATGAACCTTATTTGCTGGACAGGAAATATGTTGCAATTTGAACAGGACGAACAGGAGCTTCTGGAGGGGCTCATTGAGGCCATCGGTGGCCTGCCGGAGGGTCAGGCATGGATCGAAGGCCGCGAGGTTACGGTCGCGCCGCGGGGCGGTAGGGTCGATGCGATCGTCGAGGCGATGATCGCTGGCCGGTCGCTTCAGCTCTTAATTGAGGCCAAGCGCGAAGCCTTCCCGCGCGATGTGCGCGAGGCGATCTGGCAGCTGCGCAACCATCTCGCGCACCAGACCGGCCTCGATCGAGAAGTCGTGCCATTCTTCGTCGCCCGCGCGATTTCACCCGGCGCGCGCGAGATCCTGCGCGAAGAGAAGATCGGCTTCTACGACCTCGGGGGCACGCTCTATATCCCCTCCCTCAGCGCCTTCGTCTATATCGACCGCCCTGTTCCCCGGAAGACCACCAGGGCCCTCGGCTCGATCTTCCAGGGTCAGCGGGCCCGGGTCGTTCAGGAAGTCTTCGCGCGCCGCCCCGAATGGGTCAGCGTTAAGCAGATCGCCGAGGACGCCGAGGTGTCGCCTGCGACAGCCTCGGATACGCTGCGCGATATGGAGCGCCGCGAATGGATCGAGGTCGAGGGGTCGGGGCCATCGAAGCTTCGCCGCCTCTGCGCGCCCACTCCCGTGCTTGATGCCTGGGCGGCGTTCCTGGTCGACCAGAAGCCGCCTAAGGTGCGCCGCTATTATGTCTCGTGCGCCAATACGGACGAACTGGCCCGCAAGCTCGACCGCGCGTGCCGCGATGCCGATGCCGCTTATGCGGTGACCGGGGAGGCTGCGGCGCAGGCCTATGCGCCCTATCTTTCCAGTATCTCGCAGCTGCGCTGCCGGATTGCGCCCGGTCCCTCGCAGGATCGGGCGCTCGAGGTGCTTGACGCGCGCCGGGTCACGGAGGGTTGGAACCTCGGGGTCATCGAGACGAAGGCGCGCGGCGATGTGACCGTCGGGGAGCGCATCGATGGTGTAGCACTTGCCCAGCCGCTGCAGGTTTACCTCGATCTTCTGCAGGGCTCGGGGCGCGCCAAGGAGATGGCGGCGCATCTGCGCGAGGAAAGGCTCGACCGCTGATGGGTAAGCCGCGCACCATCGGCGGCTACGCCGCCGCCGTCACCGAAGGCTGCGAACGCGTCCTGGTGACGCTCTTGCGGGGACTCGGACCCTGGAAGGATTCGGTCTTCCTCGTTGGCGGCCTCGCGCCGCGCTACATCATCACCGCCCGACCGCCCGCGATCCCAAGGCATGCTGGAACCGGCGACGTTGATGTCGTCGTCGACATCGCGATGCTCACCGACACCAAGGCCTATCAGTCCCTTGAGGAAAATCTGCGTGCAATGGGGTTCGAGCGGGCCGAGAACGAAGCCGGTAAGAAGCAGTCCTGGCGTTGGCGGGCGCAGATCGAGGGCGGCGCGACGATGATCATCGAGTTCCTGGCAGACGCGCCGGAGCTCAGCGGCGGCCGCGTGACCGAGCTTCCGACCGAAGGCAATGTCACCGCGATCAACATCCCCCACGCCTCGATGGTCTTCGATCTTCACGACAAAGTCGAGATCACAGCCGAGCTCCTAAACGGGGGCGGCCGGGCGACCGAGGTTGTGCGCTACGCCGATATCGTCAGCTTCACCTGCCTCAAGGCGTTTGCGTTCGATCACCGTGCCGAACCCAAGGATGCGCACGATCTGGTCTATTGCATCGAGCATTATGAAGGTGGGGCGGACGGCCTTCAGGCGGCTTTCAAGGAAGCCCTCTCGGGCAGCCACGAGGGCGTGATCCGCGACGCGCTGGCGAAGCTGCGCGTCCGCTTCGTTGATTCCAATCCGGACGAGAGCCACCTGCGCGATGGTCCGACAGCGGTCGCCCGGTTCGAAGAAGATGATATCGACGCTGAGGAAGATGAAGATGCCCGCGACAGGCGGATCCTTCGCCAGCGCCGCACGGCCGACGTGATGCAGCGCTTCCTGGCGCCCTTGGAATGACGATGACTGGTAGGTAAA
Proteins encoded in this region:
- a CDS encoding PDDEXK family nuclease, translated to MNLHAHADYAPPRSWEQFEELCADVFQSAWRDPALVRHGRAGQRQNGVDIVARNGALYPIGLQCKRRSRWPVSKLSKADVDIEVAEALKFTPALKAFYILTTAPSDAPILAHVRTLNEQHKRKKLFEIVVLGWDEIVRRATLDTAVADKHFGPAGGGAPRSPLLATWMLKGGLLEKSGKDLELSVRELVHDLNDWPSGHIVVRQHESDALLEQLRATEGRKLSTRDRKARLALRDALRRRTDTEKAASRGLELLLRDPDISMWTLQLWDKQLPLTIEAYLNHQLYPRNERPDFSGQYLRMSPAGDPDRRCSERLSKADLGAIQAIMKERTHRYGQPLTDTVSELPDAVRATIAIPRLIRGLLEFVDEDRLTWDQVRHMKALDLPSWKVSIG
- a CDS encoding antitoxin: MGKPRTIGGYAAAVTEGCERVLVTLLRGLGPWKDSVFLVGGLAPRYIITARPPAIPRHAGTGDVDVVVDIAMLTDTKAYQSLEENLRAMGFERAENEAGKKQSWRWRAQIEGGATMIIEFLADAPELSGGRVTELPTEGNVTAINIPHASMVFDLHDKVEITAELLNGGGRATEVVRYADIVSFTCLKAFAFDHRAEPKDAHDLVYCIEHYEGGADGLQAAFKEALSGSHEGVIRDALAKLRVRFVDSNPDESHLRDGPTAVARFEEDDIDAEEDEDARDRRILRQRRTADVMQRFLAPLE